The following proteins come from a genomic window of Archocentrus centrarchus isolate MPI-CPG fArcCen1 chromosome 3, fArcCen1, whole genome shotgun sequence:
- the tmem208 gene encoding LOW QUALITY PROTEIN: transmembrane protein 208 (The sequence of the model RefSeq protein was modified relative to this genomic sequence to represent the inferred CDS: inserted 1 base in 1 codon; deleted 1 base in 1 codon) — protein MAPKGKVGTKGKKQIYEENEATLKFYTRVILGANAIYAAVNFLIFYSSSSFWTWLLLVFALAVYXGSYRSMSAMAKPVFAEDGKSPGRRIDLNMEQGMAEHLKDVILLTAIVQVLSTISSYFWYLWLLAPARALYLLWVNFLGPWFMAESPSAPEEVNEKKQRRQERRQMKRF, from the exons ATGGCG CCCAAAGGGAAAGTTGGCACAAAGGGAAAGAAGCAGATCTACGAGGAGAACGAAGCCACTCTGAAGTTCTACACAAGAGTCATCCTCGGAGCGAAT GCGATATATGCTGCTGTAAATTTCTTGATTTTCTACAGTTCATCTTCATTTTGGACATGG TTGCTGCTCGTGTTTGCGTTAGCAGTGT ATGGGAGTTACCGCTCCATGTCTGCCATGGCCAAGCCGGTGTTTGCTGAGGATGGAAAGTCTCCTGGACGGAGGATAGACCTAAACATGGAGCAGGGAATGGCAGA GCACCTGAAGGATGTGATCTTGCTCACAGCCATAGTGCAAGTGCTCAGCACAATCTCCTCTTACTTCTGGTATCTGTGGCTGCTG gCCCCAGCCCGTGCCCTCTACCTGCTGTGGGTAAACTTCCTGGGTCCCTGGTTTATGGCTGAAAGCCCATCGGCACCGGAGGAGGTGAACGAGAAGAAGCAGAGAAGACAAGAG CGCAGGCAGATGAAGCGATTCTGA
- the slc39a1 gene encoding zinc transporter ZIP1 — protein sequence MEYLFQVKIGALIGLLLLTLLFGFIPARIRWFRDTNGTEVHRTFLSLISCFAGGVFLAACLLDIIPDYLSDISAELDAQKVETPFPLPEFIMAAGFFTVLILEKIVQNFRVMRAAHEERAPLIQDNGHGHGHGGPTTHDLEGSGHHVHVDLQAHSSFRSFMLFLSLSLHSVFEGLAIGLQSTDSKVLEICIAILVHKSIIVFSLSVKLVQSAVRPLWVAAYIAVFAMMSPLGIAIGIGVMEAQLAAGPLIQAVLEGLAAGTFVYITFLEILPHELNSPGNQLLKVIFILVGFTIMAALTFLG from the exons ATGGAGTACCTGTTCCAGGTGAAAATCGGCGCTCTGATCGGGCTGTTGCTCTTAACTCTCCTTTTTGGATTTATCCCTGCTCGAATCAGATGGTTCAGGGACACAAACGGGACAG AAGTTCATCGCACATTTCTGAGTTTGATCAGCTGCTTTGCCGGCGGCGTTTTCCTGGCGGCATGCCTGCTCGACATCATTCCAGATTATCTGTCAGACATCAGCGCAGAGCTGGATGCTCAGAAGGTGGAG ACCCCGTTTCCCCTTCCAGAGTTCATCATGGCTGCTGGTTTCTTCACTGTTCTCATACTGGAGAAGATTGTCCAGAACTTCCGGGTGATGAGAGCGGCTCATGAGGAGAGGGCACCCCTTATACAAGACAATGGGCATGGGCATGGGCACGGGGGACCCACAACCCACGATCTGGAGGGCAGCGGCCACCACGTCCATGTGGACTTACAGGCTCACTCCTCCTTTCGTTCCTTCAtgctcttcctgtctctctcactccATTCAGTGTTTGAGGGTTTAGCTATTGGCCTGCAGAGCACTGACTCGAAG GTACTGGAGATCTGCATCGCTATTCTTGTTCATAAGAGCATCATCGTGTTCAGCCTGTCTGTGAAGCTGGTCCAGAGCGCGGTTCGCCCTTTGTGGGTTGCCGCTTACATCGCAGTGTTTGCCATGATGTCGCCTTTAGGCATCGCCATCGGCATCGGCGTGATGGAGGCTCAGCTAGCAGCTGGACCTCTGATCCAGGCCGTGCTGGAGGGGCTCGCTGCAGGCACGTTTGTTTACATCACTTTCCTGGAGATTCTCCCACATGAGCTGAATTCCCCTGGGAATCAGCTCCTCAAGGTGATCTTCATCCTGGTCGGCTTCACCATCATGGCAGCTTTGACGTTTTTGGGATGA